One genomic segment of Candidatus Berkiella aquae includes these proteins:
- a CDS encoding cation:proton antiporter, with amino-acid sequence MLIAGLMTILCHRFRQPVVLGYIVVGMIVGPHTPPFSFIQDNNTIQTLAELGVIFLMFSLGLEFNLRKLSKVGKAASFATFLEIILMTALGYWLGRFFQWNHADSIFLGAMLAISSTTIILKALEELGMKKKKFAQLIFGILILEDIFAIAILALLSTISITGSMHAEDFIITLGKLGTFLVVSLFLGILIIPRLLTYIAKFNNREMLLISVLGICFGFCLLVIKLGYSVALGAFIIGAIMAESRQLQVIETLIMPLRDMFSAIFFVSVGLMFDPNVFITHFYPIIGITVAVILGKVISSSLGILITGKSGKTAMRVGLGLAQIGEFSFIIATLGITLNVTSSFLYPIAVSVSAITTLLTPYLIKHSDSISNGISFVVPKFMSTAFDKYKNWLNAHHAKTNTNLDRYKFFNLIQIIINLFIVMGIFLIFAYLLGTPWGDFLLSISNHYIQKAILWALALIVSLPFLIAAYRKIKFLCLLLTELNIKDDKTGLKLKWHKIIAELIPIFSLISIMLFVSALSISILPPLELLIMISIVVTIIIALLYNWFIKLHSRLKDIFLETFQNHDNEKSE; translated from the coding sequence ATGCTGATAGCTGGTTTGATGACGATATTGTGCCACCGTTTTCGTCAACCTGTTGTGCTGGGATATATCGTTGTTGGTATGATCGTTGGCCCACATACGCCTCCCTTTTCTTTCATACAAGATAACAATACGATTCAAACACTAGCAGAATTGGGCGTAATATTTCTCATGTTTTCCCTAGGGCTTGAATTTAATTTGCGCAAACTAAGCAAAGTTGGGAAAGCCGCATCATTTGCTACCTTCCTTGAAATTATTTTAATGACAGCGCTGGGGTATTGGTTAGGTCGTTTTTTTCAGTGGAATCATGCAGATTCAATTTTCTTAGGCGCCATGCTTGCTATTTCATCTACCACCATTATTTTAAAAGCGCTAGAAGAGTTAGGGATGAAGAAAAAGAAATTTGCACAGTTAATTTTTGGTATTTTAATTCTTGAAGATATTTTTGCGATTGCCATTTTAGCGCTGTTATCTACCATTTCAATTACAGGATCTATGCATGCCGAAGATTTTATTATTACATTAGGTAAGCTTGGGACTTTTCTGGTTGTCTCGTTATTTTTAGGAATATTAATTATTCCCAGGTTGCTTACCTATATTGCCAAATTCAATAACCGTGAAATGCTACTGATATCGGTTCTTGGCATTTGCTTTGGTTTTTGTTTACTGGTTATTAAATTAGGCTATAGCGTTGCATTAGGTGCTTTTATCATTGGCGCTATTATGGCAGAATCACGCCAATTGCAAGTAATCGAAACATTGATTATGCCTTTAAGAGACATGTTCAGCGCCATTTTCTTTGTATCGGTTGGTTTAATGTTTGATCCCAATGTATTTATCACGCATTTTTATCCAATTATTGGTATAACAGTCGCTGTGATATTAGGAAAGGTAATCAGTAGTTCGCTAGGTATTTTAATTACAGGCAAAAGTGGTAAAACAGCAATGAGAGTCGGTTTAGGCTTGGCGCAAATCGGTGAATTCTCATTTATTATCGCCACATTAGGTATTACCCTAAATGTGACAAGCTCGTTTTTATATCCTATTGCAGTTTCTGTCTCGGCAATAACAACGTTGCTAACCCCTTATTTGATTAAGCATTCAGATTCTATTAGCAATGGGATATCTTTTGTTGTACCCAAATTTATGAGTACTGCATTTGATAAATATAAAAATTGGCTAAACGCACATCATGCCAAAACAAACACTAATTTAGATCGTTATAAATTTTTTAATTTAATTCAAATCATTATTAATTTATTTATTGTAATGGGGATATTTTTAATCTTTGCCTATTTACTGGGGACACCGTGGGGTGATTTTCTATTATCTATTTCAAACCATTACATCCAAAAAGCGATTTTGTGGGCGCTTGCCCTGATTGTTTCGTTACCATTTTTGATTGCAGCCTATCGTAAAATAAAATTTTTATGTTTACTTTTAACCGAGTTGAATATTAAAGACGATAAAACAGGCTTAAAGCTTAAATGGCATAAAATCATTGCAGAATTAATCCCAATTTTCTCATTAATTAGTATCATGTTATTTGTGTCTGCATTAAGCATCAGTATACTGCCACCGCTTGAATTGTTAATTATGATATCCATTGTGGTAACTATCATAATTGCCTTACTCTATAATTGGTTTATTAAGCTCCACTCTAGATTAAAAGATATTTTCTTAGAGACTTTCCAAAATCATGATAATGAAAAATCAGAGTAA
- a CDS encoding CBS domain-containing protein, producing the protein MQTPLSILLKEKSSKVQTITANDTCYDCAALLSQLGIGALLVMEGDKVQGIISERDLINKLVSKKLEPTQVTVSEVMTHNVLTVPSDTTVQKAMEIITEKRFRHLPVVDNGKLVGIISIGDITRWIMLQQQQEISALTDYIHG; encoded by the coding sequence ATGCAAACACCACTGAGCATTTTATTGAAGGAAAAATCCAGTAAGGTTCAAACCATCACAGCAAATGATACCTGCTACGATTGCGCAGCCCTTCTTTCCCAGCTTGGCATTGGTGCGCTCCTTGTGATGGAGGGTGACAAGGTGCAAGGCATTATCAGTGAACGTGATTTAATTAATAAACTCGTTAGTAAAAAATTAGAACCCACCCAAGTCACCGTATCAGAAGTGATGACACATAATGTGTTGACGGTTCCTTCTGATACGACTGTACAAAAAGCGATGGAAATTATTACCGAAAAACGATTTCGTCATTTACCCGTAGTGGATAATGGCAAACTTGTCGGCATTATTTCCATCGGTGACATCACCCGTTGGATTATGTTGCAACAACAGCAAGAAATTTCAGCACTCACTGATTATATACACGGTTAA
- a CDS encoding Bcr/CflA family efflux MFS transporter, protein MTISKKSFLFPAALVFYEIATYLSNDMYLPSLPQISRDMQLSQDLAEQTLLFWFLGSASMQLLMGPLSDRYGRKIILMLGGVLYVLASLTCALTPNISLFLLARFIQGSAVCSMVVAGYAAIHELYHTKQAIKIIAMMGSVSILAPAFGPLLGAIILTFFDWQAIFYLLAGWSFVAMLLIGVVMPETNQQKIKIDFKEITRDFINIAKRRAFLCYALPFCLIFLSFICWIVESPFIIIETYHKTPLEYGYIQLAIFGAFIVGTQIVHYCAEKVPTIYLINSGMSFALISALLLVIASCLMPQALYLLVFLLMLFSLGAAIAFAPLNRSAIDACQEPMGRRMAIFSTYMNVFGVIATALITLVNDKTMANLAIVIALGTLASFIYFYLSYRKI, encoded by the coding sequence ATGACTATTTCTAAAAAATCTTTCTTATTCCCTGCGGCACTGGTGTTCTACGAAATAGCCACTTATTTATCAAATGATATGTATTTGCCTAGTCTGCCGCAAATTTCCCGCGATATGCAGTTAAGCCAAGACTTAGCCGAACAAACGTTACTGTTCTGGTTTTTAGGTTCTGCCTCAATGCAATTGTTAATGGGCCCATTATCCGATCGTTATGGCCGCAAGATTATTTTGATGCTGGGTGGCGTATTATATGTATTAGCGAGCCTAACTTGTGCACTCACGCCTAATATCTCCCTCTTTTTATTAGCAAGATTTATTCAAGGAAGTGCCGTTTGTTCAATGGTTGTTGCAGGTTATGCTGCCATTCATGAGCTTTATCATACGAAACAGGCCATTAAGATTATTGCGATGATGGGCTCTGTTTCCATTTTGGCGCCGGCATTTGGCCCTTTGCTTGGCGCAATAATCTTAACTTTTTTTGATTGGCAAGCGATTTTTTATTTATTAGCAGGTTGGTCATTCGTGGCGATGCTATTAATTGGTGTTGTGATGCCAGAAACCAATCAGCAAAAAATAAAAATAGATTTTAAAGAGATTACACGGGATTTTATTAACATTGCAAAACGACGAGCGTTTCTTTGTTATGCTTTACCTTTTTGTTTAATCTTTTTGTCCTTTATTTGTTGGATAGTTGAAAGCCCGTTTATCATCATTGAGACTTACCATAAAACCCCTTTAGAGTACGGTTATATTCAACTTGCTATTTTTGGTGCATTTATTGTTGGGACACAAATTGTGCATTATTGCGCTGAAAAAGTACCCACAATTTATTTAATTAACTCAGGGATGAGCTTTGCATTAATTTCAGCCTTATTGTTAGTTATCGCAAGCTGTTTAATGCCTCAAGCACTTTACCTTTTAGTATTTTTATTAATGCTTTTTTCATTAGGGGCTGCCATTGCTTTTGCGCCGCTGAATCGAAGTGCTATCGATGCATGCCAGGAACCGATGGGGAGAAGAATGGCTATTTTTTCGACTTATATGAATGTGTTTGGTGTGATAGCAACAGCGCTTATTACCCTAGTGAATGATAAAACAATGGCAAATTTAGCGATAGTGATTGCGTTAGGTACGCTTGCCTCATTTATTTATTTCTATTTGAGTTATCGTAAAATATAA